The nucleotide sequence AGGTAGGGGGGATAGCAGGGGTCGGGGAGCAGCACGGTGTCGCCCGGGTCGGCCACCGCGAGGAGCAGGTGGGCCAGCCCCTCCTGCGCGCCGATCAGGGGCAGGACCTCGCGGCCCGCGTCCACCCGCACCCCGAAGCGCCGCGTGAGGTAGCCTGCCGCCGCCTCGCGCAGGGGCGCCGTGTCGCTGAAGAGGGGGTAGCGGTAGGTGGCGGGGTCGCGGGTGGCTTCCCGCAGGGTCTCCAGGGCAGCCTCCGGGGGCGGCTGGTCGCTCGATCCGATGCTGAGGTCGATCACGCCCAGGCCCGCCGCCCGCGCCCGCCCTTTCGCGGCGTCCATGAGCGCGAAGACGCTGCCCGGCACCGCCGCCGCCCGCCTTGAGGTCCACATGCCCGGCAGGCTAACACTCCCGCGGCCCGGCGTCCCGTGGTCTGCCGGAAGAGCGGCGCCGTGAAAGAAGACGGTAAGAAAGTGAATCTATCCTGAAGACAGTCCCATCCCACTGGAGGCGAGATGCTGACCGTAAAGCTTCACCTGTGTAACGGCGACGTAATCACCACCACCCTGACCCTGGCCCAGAAGAACCGTCTGAGCCGGACGCTGAACCAGGCGGTCCTCCCCGTCACTCCCTTCACCCTAAACGCGAACGGCGCCGAACTGGAGATCCCCTGGCGCACCATCGGCTACCTCTCCTCCGAGCCGTTGGTCCGCGCCGACCTTCAGGCCCAGGAAGCGCGGGAGGCGGCGGACTGAGCGTGTGCCCCGCCCGGCGCGCCGGGTCCTGACTGCACCCCCGAACGACTCTCTGCCAACAGAACTGCCGCCGTCACCAGGGGCGGCGGTTTCTCTGTTGGGCTGCCGACCCGCGCGTCCCGGCGAGCAGGGCCGCGTGCATTGTGTCCCCGGGGGACTCTCCTGACCTCGCCTCCCCCCGGCCCTACGTCGGCTCCTCCGCCTCCCGGACGATCCCGAGCACGCGCTCGCGCACGAGGCGTTCCTCGCTCAGGTAGCGTTCGGCGCTCATCTGCACCCCGATGGCGGCGACGACCTGGCCCCCGTGGCGGTAGGGCACGCCCAGGGTGCACTGCCCCTCGACCCACTCCTCGATGGAGTAGGCGTAGCCCCGGCGCCGCACCCGGGCGACCTCGGTGCGCCACTCGTCGGGGGTGGTGATGCTGCTTTCCGTGCAGGCGCTGAACTCGCGCGGGTGGATGTCCGCGTGGGTGTAGAGGATCTTGCCGCTCGCGGTGGCGGTGGCGGGTAGGTAAATGTCGAGCGGCAGGTCGATGTCCGCGTCGGGGTGGCGCTCGCGGATCGCGCACACGACCTCCTCGGCCTCCAGGATGCACAGGAAGGCCACCGCCCGCACCCCGAAGGCCAGCCGGGTGATCAAGGCCCGCGCCCCCGGAAACCACGGCAACGCCGCCGTGAGCTGCGCCCCCATCTCCGCGATGTGCCACGACAGGCGGTATCTCCCGGCGGGCGTGCGCCGCAAGAAGCCCGCCTCCGTCAGCCCCGCCAGGTAGGCATGCGCCGTCGCCCGCGGCACGCCGAGGTGTGAGGCGAGCGCCCGCACCCCCCACTCGGGCTGCTCGGCGCTGAAGGCTCCCAGGATGCTGGCGGCTTTTTGAAGGGACAGCACGCGTCCAGCGTACAGGGACGCCCGTGGGTAGGGCGTGATCATGACGGAAGGCCGAAGGTCGGTCAGCCGGGCGGCCCCAACCATTCCTCCCGGTCGCCGGGGTCGAGGGACAGGAGCGCCGTCTGGACGAGGTAGGGCCGGGCTCCCTCCCGCTCGGTTCCCTGCCCGCTCAACTCCTCGCGCAGGGCGTCGAGGTGGGCCTGCACCCGCCGCGCCGTCTGCTCGTCCAGCCACAGCACCCCCATGTAGTCGCCGCCGAAGTGCCGCACGCGCACCTCGGCGAGCGTGCGGCCCTCGGGGAGGAGGACCTCGGAGTGGACCTCGCCGCCGGAGTCGCGGTAGAGGAGGCGGGTGCCCAACTCCAGCTCCGCGAGCCGCCTCGCCCCGGCGCGAGCCCGCAACCGGTCGAAGGGCCGCCCGTGCCGGATGAGCTGCGCTTCCAGGTCGGCGAAGGGCGTGAGGTGAAAGGGCACCCGGAGGCCCGCGGGCGCCCGGTAGAGCCGGATGGGCCGCCCGGTTCGGCGTTTCTCCCCCACCTCCTCCAGCAACCCCGCCCCCAGGAATTGCCGTACCCGGTAGAGCATCCGCTCCACACTCACCCCCGCCTCGCGCGCCGCTGCCCCCGCGCCCCGCGTCCGCCCCAGGAAGGGCTCCAGATGGCGCAGGGCCGCCGGGTCGCTCAGCAACCGGGCCTGCTCCGGCGTGCTCACCTCGAACCACTCGCCCTCGAAGGAACCCAAAATGGTCTGCGGCATTTTCGGTAGGGTACGCCGGACGCTGGGGGTATGACGACCACCGCCTCCGCCACCACGCTGCCGCGCGCCTTCTGGACGTACTGGGCGGGGTTGGGGGCAACCGCTCTTGGAGACTCCGCCGTCGCCGTTGCCCTGCCATTCCTGGCGCTGGACGCGGGGGGAGGAGCGGGGGCGGTGGGCCTCGTGGTGCTGTGCGGGAGCCTGCCGCGGTTTCTGGCGCCGCTCCTGGGCGGGCTGGCCGACCGGCTGCCCGCGCGCGTCCTGCTGGCCCTCAGCGCCGGGGGGCGGGCGGTCGCGGTGGGAGCCGTGGGCGGGCTGGCGCTGGCAGGCACGGCCCCGCTCGCCCTCCTCGCCGCGTTGGCTTTTGTGAACGGCCTGCTCTCCACCCTCGCCTACGCCACGGGGGCCGCGCTTGTGCCGCGTCTGGTCGCCCCGGCGCTGCTGCCCCGCGCGAACAGCCTGAACAGCGGGGCCTTGATGGGCGCTCCCCTCGTCGGCTATGGGGTGGGCGGCGTGCTCGTCCACGGATTCGGCGCAGGGGGAACGCTGCTCGTCAGCGCGCCGCTGATCCTGGGGTTGCTGGTTGCTGCGCTGGCCCTGCCCCATCTGAAAGGGGCGGCGGGCGGACGGGTCCAGCCGCTCCGGGACGTGTTAGAGGGCCTGCGGGTCATCCGCCGCTCGCCCCTCCTGCTGGCCCTGCTCGCCATGAGCTTCGCGCTCAACCTCGCCATGAACGTGATGAACGTCCGCGCTCCCCTCCACATGACGGTCTTCGGGCGGGGCGCTCCTGACTACGCCGTCTTCGAGATGGTCATCGCCGGGGGTGTCCTCGCGGGCATCGCCCTTGTCACGCCGCTCGCCGTGCGCTGGCGGCTGGATACCCTGATCGGCACGGGCCGCTGGGTCCTCGTCCTGGGCACGCTCGGCTTCACCCTGACCCCGGTGCCCGCGTGGTGGGGGGCCGCCGCCGTCTTCGGCCTGGGGTTAGGGTTGCTGGAGGTCGCCGCCACCACCCGTTCCCAGCAACTCGTGCCGGACGGGCTGCGGGGTCGTGTGGTCGGCGCACTGATGGGCGTGAACGCGGTCGGGCTGACCTTGGGCGCGGCGCTGGCGGCGTGGCGGGTCGAGACGGGAACGCTGATGCTGGCCCTCTCCACCCTGCTCGCCCTCCTGGCGCTGACGTGGACGGTGGCGGTGCGGGCGCAGGCGCGGCGGACGGCGACTTGACGGGAGGCAAAACAGAAGGAGGGGGACGCACGCCAACGTGTCCCCCTCCCTCCCGTTGTCTGTCCTACACCGTTCCGCGCGCGAGCCGCCGTTCCACCCGACGCTGCACAGCCTCCAGCACCCCGCTGATCGCCCAGTACAGCAGGGCCGCCATGATGTAGGGGCCGAAGGGCTCGAAGGTGCGGGCAATCACGAGCTGGGCGCTGCGCAGCAGTTCCACCACCGTGATAACACTGACGAGCGACGTGTCTTTCACCAGACCGATCAGGCTGTTGCCCAGGCTGGGGGCCGCCACCCGCAGCGCCTGCGGCAGCACGATCAGCCGCATCGTCTGCGCCCCCGTCAGCCCCAGGCTGTACGCCGCCTCCCGCTGGCCGCGCCCCACCGACAGGATCGAGGCGCGAATCGTTTCCGAGAGGTAGGCGCCCGCGTTGAGCGTGAGGGCCAGCACGCCGCCCACGACCGGGTTCAAGGTGATCCCGAAGCTCGGCAGCCCGTAGTAGATGACGAAAATCTGCACCAGCAGGGGCGTGCCCCGGATAAAGGACACGTACAGGCCCGTCAGCCACCGCAGGAGAGCGAACCGCGACAACCGGGCGAGCGCCACCAGGAAGCCCAGCGGCAGCCCCAGCACCATCGCCGCGAGCGCGAAGGCCAGCGTGATCCCCGCCCCCTGGATCAGGACGGGCAGGGCCTGGAGGGCGCTTTGCAGGATGAAGGAGAGGTCCACGGGGCTCACCTTAAACGGCGGCGGGACGCCCGGAGTGTTCCCCCCGCGTCCCGCCGCCCGCAGTCCTTACTTCCCGGGCTGGCTCACGTCCTGCCCGAACCACTGACGGCTGATCTTCGCGTACGTGCCGTCCGCCTTGATCTGGGTCAGCGCCCGGTCGACGGCGGCCTTGAGCGCCGCGTTGTCCTTGCGCAGGGCGATCCCCACGGGCTCCGGCGCGCCGATCACGCCCGCGCCCTTGACGGGGAGGTTGTCGCGCTTGATCAGGTAGCCCACCAGCAGGCGGTCGTTGTACGCGGCGTCGAGGCGGCCCGAGATCAGGTCGCGCAGGTACTCGGGGGCGCCGGGGTACGTCACCACGTTGATGCCGCCCGCGTCACGAAGCTGCTTCTCGAAGTTGCTCCCCAGCCCGACGCCCACCCGCTTGCCCTTGAGGTCGGCGAGCGTCTTGAAGGCGGCGGGGGCGTTCTTCCGCACGATGATCTGCGGGCTGCTGTAGGCGTAGGGCCGGCTGAACCCGATGGCCTGCTGCCGCTCCGGCGTGATGCCCACCTGGTTGACGATCACGTCGTATTTGCGCGCCTGGAGCCCGGCCAGGATGCCGCTCCACTCGGTCAGCACGAACTCGGGCTTGAGACCCAGCTTCGCCGCCACCGCCCTGGCGATGTCCACGTCGAAGCCGACGAGCTGCCCCTTCTCGTCCTTGTAGGTGAAGGGCGCGTACGTCCCCTCCATCCCGATCTTGAGAACGCCGGGTGTCAGGGTGCTGGGCTTGTTCTGGCTCTGGGCCTGAGCGCCGCCCGCCAGAAGCAGGGGCGCGAGGATGGTCAGGATGGTTCGCTGCATGGTTCCTCCGTGGAAGAGGGCGCCGCTTGCTCGGGATGGGCGCCACGCGGCTTCCCACTCTACTCGCGATGCTCTGTTTTGTAAAGTGCTTTGCTTCGAGTAGCAGGTCGACTCGGTCTCTACGGGCGCAGGTCCTCGTCCTCGATCAGGAAGTCGACGGCGCCCGAGCCGATCTCGTAGTAGGCGCCGATGACGCGAATCTGGCCGCGCGCCTCGGCGGCCTGGATGACGGGTTGCTCGCGCAGGGCGGCGGCCTGGCAGCGGACGTTGTTGAGCACGGCCTCGCGCATCCGGGCCTTCTTGTCGCGGATGGGAGGGAGGTCCCGCACGCAGGGCTGGATGCGGGCGATCAGGTGGCGGAAGTTCTCGGGTTCCTGCGCGACCTGTTCCTCCGGCAGCATCGCGGCGGCGACCGCCCCGCACCCCTCGTGCCCCATCACCACGATCAGGTGCACGTCGAGGTGTTCGGTCGCGTACTCCAGCGTGCCCAGCCCCGCGTCGCCCACCACGTTGCCTGCCACCCGCACCACGAAGAGGTCGCCGAGGCCCTGGTCGAAGACGATCTCCACGGGCACCCGGCTGTCGCTGCACGCGAGGATCGCCGCGAAGGGGGTCTGGCCCATGATCTGCGCCCGGCGCTGGTTGGCGTCCGCCTCCGGGCGGGTGGCCTGGCCCGAGAAGAAGCGCGCATTGCCGTCCTGGAGGGCCTGGATGGCGTCTTCCGGGGTGCTGATCCGCGCCGGACGCAGCTCCGCGATGTCCGCCATGCTCGCGCCCCGGCGGATCGCCGCCAGCACGCGCCGTTCGAGGTCGGAGGGCAGGGGAGGCGGCAGCAGGTCGGACGCCGGATCACTCACCCGCCCATCCTAGAGCGGGTGAGCCATGAGGCGGCGAAATTCGTTTGCCCCGGCTCTGACTGTCCCCGACTACTGCCCCTGCCCCGCGGTGTACCCCGGCTGGCCGTCGAAGGTGTAGAGGTGCTCGGTCTTCACGAAGTCCAGCCCCACCTCCGACACGCGGGCGAGCAGCGCCAGCACGTCCGCCGGGGTGAGGGAACGTTCCCCCTGCCACAGGAAGCGGCAGCGCCAGTGATCCGAGCAGGTGGTCTCGGGCAGGCCCTGCGGCCAGACCTTCACCCCCCGGTTGGAGATCATGTCGAGCTTCCAGTCGGCATTTGCGGCCTGACTGAGCTGCGCCCCCAGCACGTCGGGCTGGCGGCCCGCGTCATACCACTCCAGGAACACGTCCACGCCCACGGCCACCTTCTCGGCGCGGGGGCGGGACTTGAGCTGCACCCCAATCTTCGGGGCCGCCTCCCCGCTCACGGCGGGCAGGCGCCCCGGCATCTGGCCCAGGCGGTCGATGACGGCCTGCGCGAAGTCCTGGGTGCCCACCCGCCGGGTGGTGTGCTCGCCCGCGATGTCCCCGGTGTGCACGCCGTCTTCCAGTGTCCTCAACCACGCGTTGAGCACCCGCGCCGCCACGTCCCCCTGCCCGATGTGGGTGAGCATCAGGGCCGCCGCGTTCAGCAGGCCGCTGGGGTTGGCCTTGTCCTGCCCGGCGATGTCGGGGGCGCTGCCGTGGACGGCCTCGAAGAGGGCCACCGTTCCCCCGATGTTCGCGCTGCCCCCCAGCCCCACCGAACCCGCCACCTCCGAGGCGATGTCGGAGAGGATGTCCCCGTAGAGGTTGAGGGTCACGATCACGTCGAAGGTCTCGGGCCGCGCCCCCAGCCGCGCCGCGCCGATGTCCACGATCATATGGTCGGCGGTGATGTCGGGATATTCCTGCGCCACCTCGTCGAAGACCCGGTGGAACAGGCCGTCGGTGAGCTTCATGATGTTGTCCTTGCTCATCGCCGTGACCTTGCGCCGCCCGTGGGCCCGGGCGTACTCGAAGGCGTAGCGCACCACCCG is from Deinococcus planocerae and encodes:
- a CDS encoding IclR family transcriptional regulator, with amino-acid sequence MLSLQKAASILGAFSAEQPEWGVRALASHLGVPRATAHAYLAGLTEAGFLRRTPAGRYRLSWHIAEMGAQLTAALPWFPGARALITRLAFGVRAVAFLCILEAEEVVCAIRERHPDADIDLPLDIYLPATATASGKILYTHADIHPREFSACTESSITTPDEWRTEVARVRRRGYAYSIEEWVEGQCTLGVPYRHGGQVVAAIGVQMSAERYLSEERLVRERVLGIVREAEEPT
- a CDS encoding MFS transporter; the protein is MTTTASATTLPRAFWTYWAGLGATALGDSAVAVALPFLALDAGGGAGAVGLVVLCGSLPRFLAPLLGGLADRLPARVLLALSAGGRAVAVGAVGGLALAGTAPLALLAALAFVNGLLSTLAYATGAALVPRLVAPALLPRANSLNSGALMGAPLVGYGVGGVLVHGFGAGGTLLVSAPLILGLLVAALALPHLKGAAGGRVQPLRDVLEGLRVIRRSPLLLALLAMSFALNLAMNVMNVRAPLHMTVFGRGAPDYAVFEMVIAGGVLAGIALVTPLAVRWRLDTLIGTGRWVLVLGTLGFTLTPVPAWWGAAAVFGLGLGLLEVAATTRSQQLVPDGLRGRVVGALMGVNAVGLTLGAALAAWRVETGTLMLALSTLLALLALTWTVAVRAQARRTAT
- a CDS encoding amino acid ABC transporter permease, which translates into the protein MDLSFILQSALQALPVLIQGAGITLAFALAAMVLGLPLGFLVALARLSRFALLRWLTGLYVSFIRGTPLLVQIFVIYYGLPSFGITLNPVVGGVLALTLNAGAYLSETIRASILSVGRGQREAAYSLGLTGAQTMRLIVLPQALRVAAPSLGNSLIGLVKDTSLVSVITVVELLRSAQLVIARTFEPFGPYIMAALLYWAISGVLEAVQRRVERRLARGTV
- a CDS encoding transporter substrate-binding domain-containing protein; this encodes MQRTILTILAPLLLAGGAQAQSQNKPSTLTPGVLKIGMEGTYAPFTYKDEKGQLVGFDVDIARAVAAKLGLKPEFVLTEWSGILAGLQARKYDVIVNQVGITPERQQAIGFSRPYAYSSPQIIVRKNAPAAFKTLADLKGKRVGVGLGSNFEKQLRDAGGINVVTYPGAPEYLRDLISGRLDAAYNDRLLVGYLIKRDNLPVKGAGVIGAPEPVGIALRKDNAALKAAVDRALTQIKADGTYAKISRQWFGQDVSQPGK
- a CDS encoding carbonic anhydrase — its product is MSDPASDLLPPPLPSDLERRVLAAIRRGASMADIAELRPARISTPEDAIQALQDGNARFFSGQATRPEADANQRRAQIMGQTPFAAILACSDSRVPVEIVFDQGLGDLFVVRVAGNVVGDAGLGTLEYATEHLDVHLIVVMGHEGCGAVAAAMLPEEQVAQEPENFRHLIARIQPCVRDLPPIRDKKARMREAVLNNVRCQAAALREQPVIQAAEARGQIRVIGAYYEIGSGAVDFLIEDEDLRP
- a CDS encoding NADP-dependent isocitrate dehydrogenase; its protein translation is MNTTSAQTKLSPAESAAAPALTPIAIAPGDGIGPEIMQATLRVLEAAGARIEPHPVEVGKEVYLRGVSSGVAPEAWEVMRRTGVLLKGPITTPQGGGYKSVNVTLRKALGLYANVRPARAYAPFVATHHPEMDLVIVRENEEDLYAGIEHRQTDEVYQCLKLVTREGCERVVRYAFEYARAHGRRKVTAMSKDNIMKLTDGLFHRVFDEVAQEYPDITADHMIVDIGAARLGARPETFDVIVTLNLYGDILSDIASEVAGSVGLGGSANIGGTVALFEAVHGSAPDIAGQDKANPSGLLNAAALMLTHIGQGDVAARVLNAWLRTLEDGVHTGDIAGEHTTRRVGTQDFAQAVIDRLGQMPGRLPAVSGEAAPKIGVQLKSRPRAEKVAVGVDVFLEWYDAGRQPDVLGAQLSQAANADWKLDMISNRGVKVWPQGLPETTCSDHWRCRFLWQGERSLTPADVLALLARVSEVGLDFVKTEHLYTFDGQPGYTAGQGQ